In one Pseudomonas sp. SG20056 genomic region, the following are encoded:
- a CDS encoding DMT family transporter: MPAPTWWLMALPFVAGACLPLQAGINGQLAKQVSSVLAAALVSFAVGTLALLILVLVQREFPSFAALKGLTWWHWSGGLLGVMFIATAAFAGPRVGAVLFMALVIAGQLSMALTLDHFGWAGFREAPITAGKVGGLLLIVVGIWLIRRG; this comes from the coding sequence ATGCCTGCCCCGACCTGGTGGTTGATGGCCCTGCCTTTCGTTGCCGGCGCATGCCTGCCGCTGCAAGCCGGGATCAACGGGCAACTGGCCAAGCAGGTGTCCAGCGTGCTGGCCGCCGCACTGGTGTCCTTTGCCGTTGGCACTCTGGCGCTGCTGATTCTGGTGCTGGTGCAGCGCGAATTCCCCAGCTTCGCCGCGCTCAAAGGTCTGACCTGGTGGCACTGGAGTGGCGGCCTGCTAGGGGTGATGTTTATCGCCACCGCCGCCTTTGCCGGCCCACGCGTCGGCGCCGTGCTGTTTATGGCCCTGGTGATCGCCGGACAGCTGAGCATGGCCCTGACCTTGGACCACTTCGGCTGGGCCGGCTTTCGTGAAGCGCCGATCACCGCAGGCAAAGTCGGCGGCCTGCTGCTGATCGTCGTCGGCATCTGGCTGATCAGGCGCGGTTAA
- a CDS encoding MBL fold metallo-hydrolase, protein MSIITHLRSLLASASLLTLASTAFAQPLTLDVYNPGDRAIFPVTSTLISGEREAILVDAQFSNREAQELVERIQASGKTLTTIFISHGDPDFYFGLDTLTRAFPEAKVLATPQTIAYIEKSREPKLAYWGPILKDSAPARTVVPQALQGDHLSLEGQRIELIGHDPKHTSLWIPSIKAVVGGVLTYANIHPWIADAQTAEARKSWLKSLDELQALQPKTLVPGHFMGQPNLNLDDLRFTRNYLNDLEAALPKAKNSQALIEAMKAKYPQLLDASSLELSAKVLKGEMQWP, encoded by the coding sequence ATGTCGATCATCACTCACCTGCGCAGCCTGCTCGCCAGCGCCAGCCTGCTGACCCTGGCCAGCACCGCTTTCGCCCAACCGCTGACCCTGGATGTCTACAACCCAGGCGACAGGGCCATTTTCCCAGTGACTTCAACGCTGATCAGCGGCGAACGCGAGGCCATCCTGGTCGATGCGCAGTTCTCCAACCGCGAAGCGCAGGAACTGGTCGAGCGCATCCAGGCCAGCGGCAAGACCCTGACCACCATCTTTATCAGCCACGGCGACCCGGATTTCTACTTCGGTCTGGACACCCTGACCCGCGCCTTCCCCGAGGCCAAAGTCCTGGCCACGCCGCAGACCATCGCCTATATCGAAAAAAGCCGCGAGCCGAAGCTGGCCTACTGGGGCCCGATCCTCAAGGACAGCGCCCCGGCCCGCACCGTGGTGCCGCAAGCGCTGCAAGGCGACCACCTGAGCCTGGAAGGCCAGCGCATCGAGCTGATCGGCCATGACCCCAAGCACACCAGCCTGTGGATTCCGAGCATCAAGGCGGTGGTCGGCGGCGTGCTGACCTACGCCAACATCCATCCCTGGATTGCCGATGCACAAACCGCAGAGGCGCGTAAATCCTGGCTGAAATCCCTGGATGAACTGCAAGCGCTGCAACCGAAAACCCTGGTACCGGGTCACTTTATGGGCCAGCCGAACCTGAACCTGGATGACCTGCGCTTTACCCGCAACTACCTGAATGACCTGGAAGCCGCGCTGCCCAAAGCCAAGAACAGCCAGGCGCTGATTGAAGCGATGAAGGCCAAGTACCCGCAGCTGCTCGACGCCAGCAGCCTGGAACTGAGCGCCAAGGTGCTCAAAGGTGAAATGCAGTGGCCGTAA
- a CDS encoding DUF4136 domain-containing protein, whose product MRAQLLLLPLLLILSACQTPQLQRDFDPNRDFAAYRSWSWQEPAVQYKPDDPRLKSDLTDQRIRTAISQQLDQRGLRPAAANTPGDLKVQVWMIVDNRQQQVSTQLGGAWGNPWNGGFWGGPSYVETRTLDYQVGTLQIDLLDGKDGKLVWRGSAEQVLRSRQPSPSEREAAIRRTVADVLNQYPPR is encoded by the coding sequence ATGCGTGCACAACTGTTGTTACTGCCCCTGTTGCTGATCCTCAGCGCCTGCCAGACGCCGCAGCTGCAGCGCGACTTCGACCCCAACCGCGATTTTGCCGCCTACCGCAGCTGGAGTTGGCAGGAGCCCGCCGTGCAATACAAACCCGATGACCCACGCCTGAAAAGCGACCTGACAGATCAGCGCATCCGCACGGCGATCAGCCAACAGCTCGATCAGCGCGGTCTGCGCCCGGCAGCGGCTAACACACCGGGCGATCTCAAGGTGCAGGTGTGGATGATCGTCGACAATCGCCAGCAGCAGGTCAGCACCCAGCTCGGCGGCGCCTGGGGCAATCCCTGGAATGGCGGTTTCTGGGGCGGCCCGAGTTACGTGGAAACCCGCACCCTGGACTATCAGGTCGGCACCCTGCAGATCGATCTACTCGACGGCAAGGACGGCAAACTGGTCTGGCGCGGCAGTGCCGAACAGGTCCTGCGCAGCCGCCAACCCAGCCCCAGCGAGCGCGAGGCTGCGATACGCCGTACCGTCGCCGACGTACTGAACCAGTACCCGCCCCGCTGA
- a CDS encoding tripartite tricarboxylate transporter substrate binding protein, whose protein sequence is MALLRFLLLSGCLGLLSWQVQAASFPERPLTMIIGYAAGGSTDLQGRVLATVLEEQLGQKVTVSNIPGAGGAASAAMLASSIEQGYVFQFGGSSVVSIAPLLSPASYGPDSFTYVAGLSLEQPAFVTGSKHGLQDWPGLLAYLRATPGQIYVSQAAEDRLIIRALAKREGLELRTVPTSGGAGMAPLVLSGDAVFAYSGGTHTGYTESGEMRVLASLADTRLLGYPDAPTLRELGYDLGLHTMRIVMVPANTPAEQVEILADALAVAAKDPRFIEVTEQRIRQPVVFMRGDEIKPMLLRQMNEYRTLIDDIGLQ, encoded by the coding sequence ATGGCATTACTGCGTTTTCTGTTGTTGAGCGGCTGCCTGGGGTTGTTGTCGTGGCAGGTTCAGGCGGCAAGCTTTCCGGAGCGACCGCTGACCATGATCATCGGTTATGCCGCAGGCGGCAGCACCGATTTGCAAGGGCGGGTGCTGGCCACCGTGCTGGAGGAGCAGCTAGGGCAGAAGGTCACGGTCAGCAATATTCCCGGTGCCGGCGGCGCGGCCTCGGCGGCGATGCTGGCCAGCAGTATTGAGCAGGGCTATGTGTTCCAGTTCGGCGGCTCGTCGGTGGTCAGCATTGCGCCGCTGCTGTCTCCAGCCTCCTATGGTCCGGACAGTTTTACCTATGTAGCAGGGCTGTCACTGGAGCAACCGGCTTTTGTCACCGGTTCTAAGCATGGCCTCCAGGATTGGCCTGGGTTGCTGGCCTATCTGCGCGCCACACCGGGGCAGATCTATGTCAGCCAGGCAGCGGAGGATCGGCTGATTATCCGTGCCCTGGCCAAGCGCGAAGGGCTGGAACTGCGGACTGTACCCACCTCCGGCGGCGCCGGGATGGCACCGCTGGTGCTTTCCGGCGATGCCGTGTTTGCCTACAGCGGTGGCACCCATACGGGTTACACCGAGTCTGGCGAAATGCGTGTACTGGCCAGCCTGGCCGATACCCGCCTGTTGGGCTACCCCGATGCGCCGACTCTGCGCGAGCTGGGTTACGACCTGGGCCTGCATACCATGCGCATTGTCATGGTACCGGCCAACACCCCTGCCGAGCAGGTCGAGATCCTGGCCGACGCCCTGGCGGTCGCGGCCAAGGACCCGCGCTTTATCGAGGTGACCGAGCAGCGTATTCGCCAGCCGGTGGTGTTTATGCGTGGCGATGAGATCAAGCCTATGCTGCTTAGACAGATGAACGAGTACCGCACACTGATTGATGACATTGGATTGCAGTAG
- a CDS encoding EAL domain-containing protein: MSSRKSYMSKAARWELKFSTRIALLFGMLGMVAITVVMVYALRTAEANLQSEIRNSLAQYQRTTVSLINNRLQLLEVYLHSASARRTVSALSEQVMPVEKIAADVAFMFQDANIDARLEVFFLLDPTGKLVMDAGLPLHDIKPLVASLRSPILYAHGWTLVQTGAQSALIKATPIFDPATVQLRGYLFVGLALGQNRAFVHELSASTKLDLLVLGHAKQPLVWQGDSELGLTGDVALDDLVRDGQGLYVQRFPISLTGVEEPFWLVLGVSDSRFASIYDSYLQSFLILSGGFLLLLLVAAWLLRISHDRAINQLLGFIEATQAGSRGLRFQPTGIYEYNRVGVAMQHMVEDLHVAATVFESAEGMVVTDAEHVVLRANPAFTRMTGYSESEVVGSTLDYMLAQGSFDIVRDAMLAALAHDGAWQGEMPGRRKNGQEYPQWVSIAAVRCGADGQLINYVITLTDTTQRKAAEQRIEQLAYYDPLTHLPNRRLQRERLEYALLASQDSEQRGAVLFIDLDDFKTLNDARGHDIGDLLLQQVAERLTSCVRQSDSVARIGGDEFVILLENLGLEPVNAAQQAEAIASKILLALRQPFRMGEIEHFSTLSIGIAMFNGTGEPLDDLLKQADLAMYQAKALGRNTCCFFEPQMQQRVVQRASLESDLRQGLLKSEFVLYYQAQIDQREGLQGAEVLLRWQHPERGLLAPGEIIPVAEGSGLILPLGEWVLETACATLAQWGRRAQTRHLSLSVNVSTKQLQQADFVEQVLHIVQRSGCDPSRLKLEITESMLLDGRAAVIAKMARLKAHGVRFSLDDFGTGYSSLSYLKTLPLDQLKIDRSFVCDLLSDPLDADIARTIVSLAHALKLDVIAEGVETLEQSERLSSFGCTRFQGYYFGRPVPLEQLFAGQPVNAS, from the coding sequence ATGAGTAGTCGCAAGAGTTACATGTCGAAAGCGGCGCGTTGGGAGCTGAAGTTCTCGACGCGGATAGCGTTGCTGTTTGGCATGCTCGGCATGGTGGCGATCACGGTGGTGATGGTTTACGCGCTGCGCACGGCTGAGGCCAACCTGCAAAGTGAAATTCGCAACAGCCTGGCGCAATACCAGCGCACCACTGTCAGCCTGATCAATAACCGTCTGCAGCTGCTTGAGGTGTATCTGCACAGCGCCTCGGCGCGGCGCACCGTCAGTGCCTTGTCGGAACAGGTTATGCCGGTTGAGAAAATCGCCGCCGACGTCGCCTTTATGTTCCAGGACGCCAATATCGATGCGCGCCTGGAGGTGTTTTTCCTGCTTGATCCAACGGGCAAGCTGGTGATGGATGCCGGCCTGCCGTTGCATGACATCAAACCGCTGGTGGCGTCGCTGCGCTCGCCCATTCTCTATGCCCACGGCTGGACGCTGGTGCAGACCGGCGCACAGAGCGCCTTGATCAAGGCCACGCCGATTTTTGATCCCGCCACCGTGCAGCTGCGCGGCTATCTGTTTGTCGGCCTGGCTTTGGGACAGAACCGGGCATTTGTCCACGAGTTGAGTGCCAGTACCAAGCTGGATCTGCTGGTGCTCGGGCATGCCAAGCAGCCGCTGGTCTGGCAGGGCGACAGCGAGCTTGGACTCACTGGTGATGTAGCCCTGGATGATCTGGTACGCGATGGCCAGGGGCTTTATGTGCAGCGCTTTCCGATCAGCCTGACGGGTGTCGAAGAGCCGTTCTGGCTAGTGCTGGGGGTTTCCGATAGCCGCTTTGCTTCAATCTACGACAGCTACCTGCAATCGTTTCTAATCCTCAGTGGCGGTTTTCTACTGCTGTTGCTGGTGGCCGCCTGGCTGCTGCGCATCAGCCATGATCGGGCGATCAATCAGTTGCTCGGTTTTATCGAAGCCACCCAGGCCGGCAGCCGAGGGCTGCGCTTTCAGCCGACCGGGATCTATGAGTACAACCGTGTGGGTGTGGCGATGCAGCACATGGTGGAGGATCTGCACGTCGCAGCCACGGTGTTCGAATCGGCCGAAGGCATGGTGGTCACCGATGCCGAGCATGTGGTGCTGCGCGCCAACCCGGCGTTCACCCGTATGACCGGCTACAGCGAAAGCGAGGTGGTCGGCAGTACCCTGGATTACATGCTGGCGCAGGGCAGTTTCGACATCGTGCGTGATGCCATGCTCGCGGCGTTGGCGCATGACGGCGCCTGGCAGGGTGAAATGCCCGGGCGGCGCAAGAATGGGCAGGAATACCCGCAGTGGGTGAGCATTGCAGCGGTGCGCTGCGGCGCCGATGGGCAGCTGATCAACTACGTGATCACCCTGACCGATACCACTCAGCGCAAAGCCGCCGAGCAGCGCATCGAACAGTTGGCCTATTACGATCCGCTGACCCATCTGCCCAACCGCCGTTTGCAACGCGAGCGCCTGGAGTACGCCTTGCTGGCCAGTCAGGACAGCGAGCAGCGTGGGGCGGTGCTGTTTATCGATCTGGACGACTTCAAGACGCTGAACGATGCCCGTGGCCACGATATTGGCGACCTGTTGCTGCAACAGGTGGCTGAGCGACTGACCAGCTGCGTGCGGCAAAGCGACAGCGTGGCGCGCATCGGCGGTGATGAGTTTGTCATCCTGCTGGAGAACCTCGGGCTGGAGCCGGTCAATGCGGCGCAGCAGGCCGAGGCGATTGCCAGCAAGATTCTGCTGGCCTTGCGGCAGCCGTTTCGCATGGGCGAGATCGAGCACTTCAGTACCCTGAGTATCGGCATCGCCATGTTCAATGGCACCGGTGAGCCGTTGGATGACCTGCTGAAACAGGCTGATCTGGCTATGTATCAGGCCAAGGCACTGGGGCGTAACACCTGCTGTTTCTTCGAACCGCAGATGCAGCAGCGGGTGGTGCAGCGCGCCAGCCTGGAAAGCGACCTGCGCCAGGGGCTGCTGAAAAGCGAGTTTGTGCTCTATTACCAGGCACAGATCGATCAGCGGGAGGGGTTGCAGGGCGCGGAAGTGCTGCTGCGTTGGCAGCACCCGGAGCGCGGCCTGTTGGCACCGGGGGAAATCATTCCAGTGGCTGAGGGTAGCGGTCTGATTCTGCCGTTGGGCGAGTGGGTGCTGGAAACTGCCTGCGCGACACTGGCGCAGTGGGGGCGGCGGGCGCAAACCCGGCACCTCAGCCTGTCGGTGAATGTCAGTACCAAGCAGCTGCAGCAAGCTGATTTTGTCGAACAGGTGTTGCATATCGTGCAGCGCAGCGGCTGCGACCCGAGCCGACTAAAGCTGGAAATTACTGAAAGCATGCTGCTCGATGGTCGCGCGGCGGTGATCGCCAAGATGGCCCGACTCAAGGCTCACGGCGTGCGCTTTTCCCTGGACGACTTCGGCACCGGCTACTCGTCGCTGTCCTATCTCAAGACCCTGCCGCTGGATCAGCTGAAGATCGACCGTTCGTTTGTCTGCGACCTGTTGAGTGACCCGCTGGATGCGGATATTGCCCGCACCATCGTCTCGCTGGCTCATGCGTTGAAACTGGATGTGATTGCCGAGGGGGTGGAAACCCTGGAGCAGTCCGAGCGCCTGAGCAGCTTTGGTTGCACGCGCTTTCAGGGTTACTACTTCGGTCGTCCAGTGCCGCTGGAGCAGTTGTTTGCAGGGCAGCCGGTCAACGCCAGCTAG
- a CDS encoding SdiA-regulated domain-containing protein, with protein sequence MMSAAKGVLGRLPDVSPWKWALLLLALTLVYQIGVQHLDNRLYFWIKTSWHETEWESRSLWLPEYQVRIDALPIAGVSNNLSGLTYDEGCDQLWAVVNNPEELLALSKEGELLARYPLSGFSDVEGITYLGDNLLLLAEERDQALVVVELPEKSGALFREDYRALTLGIDLGGNQGFEGVGYDRAGDRLYVVKEHSPRKLYEVRGLKSSFQGDFNLQVIDRQAWIDHKVFATDLSSVHYDEQTGHLALLSDESKVLIELDAEDGKLISFRSLLSGFAGLQDSVPQGEGLTLDDQGNLYLVSEPNLFYRFTRESRPGA encoded by the coding sequence ATGATGTCCGCTGCGAAAGGGGTGCTAGGACGGCTACCTGATGTAAGCCCATGGAAATGGGCGCTGTTACTGCTGGCGTTGACCCTGGTTTACCAGATAGGCGTGCAGCACCTGGATAACCGTCTGTATTTCTGGATCAAGACCTCCTGGCATGAAACCGAATGGGAAAGCCGCAGCCTGTGGCTGCCCGAGTACCAGGTGCGCATTGATGCGCTGCCGATTGCCGGAGTGAGCAACAACCTGTCCGGCCTGACCTACGACGAAGGCTGTGACCAGCTCTGGGCGGTGGTCAATAACCCCGAGGAGCTGCTGGCGCTGAGCAAGGAGGGTGAGCTGTTGGCGCGTTATCCGCTCAGCGGCTTCAGCGATGTCGAAGGCATCACTTACCTGGGCGATAACCTCTTGTTGCTGGCTGAAGAGCGCGACCAGGCGCTGGTGGTGGTCGAGCTGCCGGAAAAATCCGGTGCTCTGTTTCGCGAGGATTACCGGGCGCTGACTCTGGGCATTGATCTGGGCGGCAACCAAGGCTTTGAAGGGGTCGGCTACGACCGTGCGGGTGACCGACTGTATGTGGTCAAGGAGCATTCACCGCGCAAGCTGTATGAGGTGCGAGGCCTGAAATCCAGCTTCCAGGGTGACTTCAACCTGCAGGTGATCGATCGCCAGGCCTGGATCGATCACAAGGTGTTTGCCACGGACTTGTCATCGGTGCATTACGACGAGCAGACCGGGCATCTGGCCCTGCTCAGCGATGAGTCCAAGGTGCTGATCGAACTGGATGCCGAGGACGGCAAGCTGATCAGTTTCCGCTCGCTGCTCAGTGGCTTCGCCGGGCTGCAAGACAGCGTGCCGCAGGGCGAGGGTCTGACCCTGGATGACCAGGGCAACCTCTATCTGGTCAGCGAGCCCAATCTGTTCTACCGCTTCACACGCGAGAGTCGGCCGGGTGCTTAA
- a CDS encoding universal stress protein yields the protein MSQVMACIDGSQSTRAVCDYAAWASQRLSAPLTLLHVLDDVQYPASPDLSGTIGLGSREHLLEELAKLDQQRHTLAMEQGRLMLEAARERVQADGVEPAQLRQRHGDLVECLQELETDIRLLVIGRQGKTSDSLSQLVGSHLENVIRTLHRPILVSCGEFKAPQSYMLAYDGSATARKSLQMIAASPLLKGLPCHLVMIGADTSDAWERLKAAEHVVQDSASAVYLAIRAGEVEPTLHAYQLEQGIDLLAMGAYGHSRIRQFLVGSTTSSLLRTSNSALLILR from the coding sequence ATGAGCCAAGTAATGGCATGTATCGACGGTTCGCAATCCACCCGCGCGGTCTGCGATTACGCCGCCTGGGCCAGCCAGCGCCTGAGTGCGCCGCTGACCCTGCTGCACGTGCTGGATGACGTGCAGTACCCGGCCAGCCCGGACCTGTCCGGTACTATCGGCCTGGGCAGCCGCGAGCACCTGCTCGAAGAGCTGGCCAAGCTTGATCAGCAGCGCCACACGCTGGCCATGGAACAAGGCCGGCTAATGCTGGAAGCGGCCCGCGAGCGGGTACAGGCCGATGGTGTGGAGCCGGCGCAACTGCGCCAGCGCCATGGCGATCTGGTTGAGTGCCTGCAGGAGCTGGAGACCGATATCCGCCTGCTGGTGATCGGCCGCCAGGGCAAGACCAGCGACAGCCTCAGCCAGCTGGTCGGCAGCCATCTGGAGAACGTTATCCGAACCCTGCACAGGCCGATTCTGGTCAGCTGCGGCGAGTTCAAGGCACCGCAAAGCTACATGCTGGCTTATGACGGCAGCGCCACCGCGCGCAAGAGCCTGCAAATGATTGCCGCCAGCCCGCTGCTCAAGGGGCTGCCGTGTCACCTGGTGATGATCGGTGCGGATACCAGCGATGCCTGGGAGCGACTCAAGGCCGCTGAACATGTCGTGCAAGATTCGGCCAGCGCAGTGTATCTAGCGATTCGCGCCGGCGAGGTGGAGCCCACCCTGCACGCCTACCAGCTCGAGCAAGGCATTGATTTATTGGCCATGGGCGCCTATGGCCACTCGCGGATTCGCCAGTTCCTGGTCGGCAGCACCACCAGTAGCCTGCTGCGCACCAGCAACAGCGCGCTGCTGATTCTGCGCTAG
- a CDS encoding LysR family transcriptional regulator: protein MDRLTATRVFVEVVERGSQTAAADALEMSRAMVSRYLGELETWVGARLLHRTTRKLSLTGAGEQLLGQCREMLAMAEAMQSVSRTDEAAPRGTLRIACSQSLAQAWLVHALDGFTRLYPQVSIDLLVGSQAVNLVEARIDLALRITNQLDPNLIARQLAVCRSVVCATPAYLARHGTPQRPEELAQHNCLSYAYFGRSIWEFSRADEPHAVAVSGNLSANESMVLLEAVLADIGISLQPRYSVGAHLRSGALVQLLPDYEPQQLGIHALYGTRRQMPPALRALLDFLIERFADRPDWDL from the coding sequence ATGGATCGCCTGACGGCTACGCGGGTTTTTGTCGAAGTGGTGGAACGCGGCAGCCAGACCGCAGCCGCCGATGCGCTGGAGATGTCGCGGGCAATGGTCTCGCGTTACCTCGGCGAACTGGAAACCTGGGTCGGCGCGCGCCTGCTGCACCGCACCACACGCAAGCTGAGCCTGACCGGTGCCGGCGAGCAGTTGCTTGGCCAGTGCCGCGAGATGCTGGCCATGGCCGAGGCCATGCAGAGCGTCAGCCGTACCGATGAGGCAGCGCCGCGTGGCACCTTGCGCATCGCTTGTAGCCAGTCGCTGGCACAGGCCTGGCTGGTGCACGCGCTGGATGGCTTCACCCGCCTGTATCCGCAGGTCAGCATCGATCTGCTGGTGGGCAGTCAGGCGGTCAACCTGGTGGAAGCGCGTATCGACCTGGCCCTGCGCATCACCAATCAGCTCGACCCCAATCTGATCGCCCGTCAGTTGGCGGTATGCCGCTCGGTGGTGTGCGCCACCCCGGCGTACCTGGCCAGGCATGGCACGCCGCAGCGGCCCGAGGAACTGGCCCAACACAACTGCCTGAGTTACGCCTACTTCGGCCGCAGCATCTGGGAGTTCAGCCGTGCCGATGAGCCGCATGCCGTGGCGGTCAGCGGCAACCTCAGCGCCAATGAATCCATGGTGCTGCTGGAGGCGGTGCTGGCCGATATTGGCATCAGTTTGCAGCCGCGCTATTCGGTCGGCGCGCATCTGCGCTCCGGGGCGCTGGTACAGTTGCTGCCTGACTACGAGCCACAGCAACTGGGCATCCACGCCCTCTACGGTACGCGCCGGCAAATGCCGCCGGCGCTGCGGGCGCTGCTGGACTTTCTGATTGAGCGGTTTGCAGATCGGCCGGATTGGGACCTGTAA
- a CDS encoding SulP family inorganic anion transporter has protein sequence MLQSLKNTWFFNIRGDVLAGLVVALALIPEAIAFSIIAGVDPKVGLYASFCIAVVIAFVGGRPGMISAATGAMALVMVTLVKNHGLEYLLAATLLTGVLQIGAGYLKLGSLMRFVSRSVVTGFVNALAILIFMAQLPELTNVTWQVYAMCAAGLAIIYLFPYVPKLGKVIPSPLVCILSMTAVAMYFGLDIRTVGDMGELPDTLPIFLWPDVPLTFETLAIIFPYAAALAVVGLLESMMTATIIDDLTDTNSDKNRECKGQGVANIASGLLGGMAGCAMIGQSVINVKSGGRGRLSCLVAGVVLLLMVVFLSDWVSQIPMAALVAVMIMVSIGTFSWDSLRNLKHYPLSTNIVMLATVAVTVYTHNLAYGVFVGVLLAAMFFANKIGHFLYINAELDSEGRQRTYKVVGQVFFSSAEKFIAAFDFKEAVSKVTIDLSRAHFWDITAVAALDKVVIKLRREGTEVEVLGLNEASATIVDRFGVHDKENATDLLSGH, from the coding sequence ATGCTGCAAAGCCTGAAAAACACCTGGTTCTTTAACATCCGCGGCGATGTGCTCGCCGGTCTGGTGGTGGCACTGGCGCTGATCCCGGAAGCCATCGCCTTCTCGATCATCGCCGGGGTCGACCCCAAGGTCGGCCTGTATGCCTCCTTCTGCATCGCCGTGGTGATCGCCTTTGTCGGTGGCCGCCCAGGCATGATCAGCGCTGCCACCGGGGCCATGGCACTGGTCATGGTCACCCTGGTGAAAAACCACGGTCTGGAATACCTGCTGGCAGCGACCCTGCTGACTGGCGTGCTGCAGATCGGCGCCGGGTACCTCAAGCTCGGCTCGCTGATGCGCTTTGTCTCGCGTTCGGTGGTCACCGGCTTCGTTAACGCCCTGGCGATTCTGATCTTTATGGCCCAGCTGCCGGAGCTGACCAACGTCACCTGGCAGGTCTACGCCATGTGCGCGGCGGGCCTGGCCATCATCTACCTGTTCCCCTATGTGCCGAAGCTCGGCAAGGTCATTCCCTCACCGCTGGTGTGCATCCTGTCGATGACTGCCGTGGCCATGTATTTCGGCCTGGATATCCGCACCGTCGGTGACATGGGCGAGTTGCCGGACACCTTGCCAATTTTCCTCTGGCCGGATGTGCCACTGACGTTTGAAACCCTGGCCATCATCTTTCCCTACGCCGCTGCGCTGGCTGTGGTGGGCCTGCTGGAGTCGATGATGACCGCGACCATCATTGATGACCTGACCGACACCAACAGCGACAAGAACCGCGAATGCAAAGGCCAGGGCGTGGCCAATATCGCCTCCGGCCTGCTGGGCGGTATGGCGGGCTGCGCGATGATCGGCCAGTCAGTCATCAACGTGAAATCCGGCGGCCGTGGTCGGCTGTCGTGCCTGGTGGCCGGCGTGGTGTTGTTGCTGATGGTGGTATTCCTCAGCGACTGGGTCAGCCAGATTCCCATGGCCGCACTGGTGGCGGTGATGATCATGGTGTCGATCGGCACCTTCAGCTGGGACTCGTTGCGCAACCTGAAGCACTACCCGCTTTCCACCAATATCGTCATGCTCGCCACCGTGGCCGTGACCGTATACACCCACAACCTGGCCTACGGCGTGTTTGTCGGGGTGCTGCTGGCTGCCATGTTCTTCGCCAACAAGATTGGCCACTTCCTCTATATCAACGCTGAACTCGACAGCGAGGGCCGCCAGCGTACCTACAAGGTGGTTGGGCAGGTGTTCTTCAGCTCTGCCGAAAAATTCATCGCCGCCTTTGATTTCAAGGAAGCCGTAAGCAAGGTCACCATCGACCTGTCCCGCGCGCACTTTTGGGACATCACCGCCGTCGCCGCGCTGGACAAGGTCGTGATCAAGCTGCGCCGCGAGGGCACCGAAGTCGAAGTGCTGGGCCTGAACGAGGCCAGCGCCACCATCGTCGACCGCTTTGGGGTGCACGATAAAGAGAACGCCACCGACCTGCTGTCGGGCCACTAA
- a CDS encoding GNAT family N-acetyltransferase, translating to MNPTPHLSHRPAAAADLVEIVGFPQNADELFFCHPKADWPLSIGQLAAAMAERRDSTVVLLDGRVAGFANFYQWHYDDHCALGNLMVAPWARGHGVAHYLVAVMEQLAREHYHAKRMQVSCFNANSAGLLLYPKLGYALSGVVERRDPKGQRVALIQFSKPL from the coding sequence ATGAACCCAACCCCACACCTCAGCCACCGCCCCGCTGCGGCGGCTGACCTGGTCGAGATCGTCGGTTTTCCACAGAACGCCGATGAGCTGTTCTTCTGCCATCCCAAGGCCGACTGGCCGCTGAGCATCGGCCAGTTGGCCGCCGCCATGGCCGAACGCCGCGACAGCACCGTGGTACTGCTTGATGGCCGAGTGGCCGGTTTTGCCAACTTCTACCAGTGGCACTACGACGACCACTGCGCCCTCGGCAATCTGATGGTCGCCCCCTGGGCCCGTGGCCACGGCGTGGCGCACTATCTGGTGGCGGTGATGGAGCAGCTGGCCCGCGAGCATTACCACGCCAAACGTATGCAGGTGTCGTGCTTCAACGCCAACAGCGCCGGCCTGCTGCTCTACCCCAAGCTCGGTTATGCCCTCAGCGGCGTGGTCGAACGCCGCGACCCCAAGGGCCAGCGCGTCGCGCTGATCCAGTTCAGCAAGCCCCTGTAG